The Eriocheir sinensis breed Jianghai 21 unplaced genomic scaffold, ASM2467909v1 Scaffold7, whole genome shotgun sequence genome contains the following window.
ggtgcggacccaggaaggcgaggtccgaggcctgagggaggtggagaggcagctgcgagaggtggcaccgtcgcacgctggggaagaaggctcagttctggcaggaagcgccggggcggcggtcctgctGGGGCCTATCAGGGAcccctggcaaggactcctggagcctggtagcgtcgtggcggaaccagtagctgccgcaggaggttggggagcccccgcctcgttgcctccctcacccccaccctctcctccatgccagccggctcgcaggtcacgtagtccgctctctctcccatggcagcagcgagaggtggcaacgtggtgcggggaggaacaagaagcgtcacgtgtgctggcggcgggtgcacgggtggcggactggcggggctccgcgtggggcccctggcaagggcccctgaagcctggtggcgtcgtggcggagccggtggaggctgcaggaggctggggagccgtcggagccgctcccttgggtccagctggtgctggagtcggacccattaaccctgcctcgttgcctctctcaccgcctccctctccgccatgccggccggcttgcagcccacgtggtccgcccgctcctctctgcggcccctcggcctcaccgtgctcagggaggcttaagccagcggagcacgacgggaagttggcatgggaggcccagttcaagatgccagctgctgcccagagctggggcgaggatgagaaggcgctgctgctgacgacagcgctacggggcccagtggaggctcgtatcggcgtaggcagcgctgtggagcgccggccgatggacgtcgccgatcgagacgagccgtgcgtgctgggcctcgactacctgccgcagggcgaggcctgtgccgaccttggacgggagctggagaggctgcgcggacaggcgcctttgctcccgaaggtcggctgtgcagaggtagtcgcggcggagcgactgcaccttgccccggggacggaggctagggtcctgtgttgccggtcggacgcgatgccagcggaaggcacggtggagtccacggagggcctgcagctgcctgatggtgtggcagccggacggagtctcgaaggagcgggggaggagtcagtcacggtgctggtggctaactcctccgacgaggctcggaaagtacccgctggtgccaagctgggcacctgtgaagaggGGGAACAAGAGGAAgcgtcggggagcgcggagtcggccgctgtgaggccgctgcccgacttcctggaggatttggcgcaccggagcgccgctaacctgacggaggcgcagacggagaaaatgcgccacaccctggcccagtacgcggacgtgtttagcaggggtgacttggatctgggctgcacggggttggtgaagcacaacatcaacacgggaaatagtgtgcccaccaggagcccgccccgacgtgtcgtgccggccaggcgggaggaactgcagcgcgccgtcaacgagctggcggcgcagggggtgatggagcggacagacagtccgtggccctcagcagtcgtcctggatatgaagaaggacggcacgcagcgcttctgtgaggactgccgggcgctgagggacgagactggcgaggactctcaccccctgccgtggaccgacgacgcgctgacgagggccttggagttcggggcattgacgacaatcagcggcctagcggcggccgccccgccctgccatgacctccggggccggatggcgaaggtgaagatgaagtcagcgtcgatgaaggcgagcccggagggccTCCGTGGCTCGtacgggggctgtggcaagagggggcataggtgcagtcggtgcctgggggagcgaaggacgcgttccctcgaccggctgagccccgacgccctccagccgcgctgtaaggactgtggccagtcaggccaccgcttgagtgcctgtcccaggtccagggacgcggcgcgggcgggaagcgcggacgggctggagaagggagtctacttccagccgtctcccgccctcgggccccgccttgagtaagctgccgccgcccgaccagcgtgttgccagtgggaggcttagcggttgtagccacgacgcgtgacagtggacaccgggggctgaggagtgctcggcgcggcctgacccggggtagtgtgtgctgctggaggggccagtggaggctcgtatcggcgtaggcagcgctgtggagcgccggccgatggacgtcgccgatcgagacgagccgtgcttgctgggcctcgactacctgacgcaggccagtaaggctcgtggtggcctcggacgggagctggagagggtgaccggaatggtgccctttgcttccaggaggttttcgagcatggctgcttggggaggtagtcacggctgagcgagggcaccttgccccgagggtggaggccaggagccggtgtcgactgtcccgagcgtcacctGGAGCGGATGACGTGGAAGAGctcactgaggactggcggctggtcgacggcgtggctgacaggcggagccccttgggggcgcgagaagagactgtggaggacgtggtggaggacagactgatttatgtgtattgcatgtatttttctgtgttcagtgttcggccgggagctcaggctaccggtggatttggccacggggctgcctcccgacgtgagcttgcccaccgtcacctctggcttagcagcggcactgcaggaaagcctggctgaggtgcaccgacgcgtacggggcaagctcaaggtggcaggccaggccatgaaggagacatacgaccggcgccagagggacgtgagccccagcagcagcgacgaggacgtgtcagaggtcgaccacggggcgaacgagaacatgggcggtgcgggcgaagcggcagatgtcagtgacgaccctgagcaaggacttggggccgacgacgccgctctgggtgccaccgcctgcctgccgccgcccgcatcccagcggcgccctcggcgagagaggcgtcggccgggttggttaagagactttagtgatgtcccaggggactgattagtttgattaatttcatgttttgtttgttgaatgttggggcagccgggtcgactgccttctgaagggggagatagtgttacgaatgtgctgtatgtgaatgattgtatgtgtaatgtgatgaaattgtagcatgatgcaatgttagctcagcatggtgcaactctacttgttgggacaagagagacaggagggggcccggggccgccgggccgccgggcaggaagtgctgagtcgagcagttggggagcaagggtggctgaggagttgtaggggagaagacgcgtgtctgggcttgagagtgtgttgagctgctccgcttgCGAGCTGTGTGcgtccgtgtgtgcgtgtctgccgtgcccctgtactgtgcctgactaactgttctgtgcccttgaaagttgctgtactgtgtgaggaacctgtcattaaactagaacttagtgttgaacgtgtatcctttgtgccctgccccgttcctgctcccctcggtgttctgtgtgggccgctgtgagtgactggtgcctgtgtggctgttctggtggggatcacgccgcctgcctgcccgtggatggtgtgtgagAGGGGGTGGCGTAACAGTATGTTTACACtgcacacataagaacataagaagaacataagaacatagggaaactgcaagaggccgagtgg
Protein-coding sequences here:
- the LOC126993919 gene encoding uncharacterized protein LOC126993919, with protein sequence MASPSDRREGEETGKAEADPGEVKPGQMELFAAMLASMRQDLDQRADERAREQAQRAEQRADERAREQAQRADERARHLAEVLQSCFSSLKVETQQYADQGCDSARSERLEEVRTQEGEVRGLREVERQLREVAPSHAGEEGSVLAGSAGAAVLLGPIRDPWQGLLEPGSVVAEPVAAAGGWGAPASLPPSPPPSPPCQPARRSRSPLSLPWQQREVATWCGEEQEASRVLAAGARVADWRGSAWGPWQGPLKPGGVVAEPVEAAGGWGAVGAAPLGPAGAGVGPINPASLPLSPPPSPPCRPACSPRGPPAPLCGPSASPCSGRLKPAEHDGKLAWEAQFKMPAAAQSWGEDEKALLLTTALRGPVEARIGVGSAVERRPMDVADRDEPCVLGLDYLPQGEACADLGRELERLRGQAPLLPKVGCAEVVAAERLHLAPGTEARVLCCRSDAMPAEGTVESTEGLQLPDGVAAGRSLEGAGEESVTVLVANSSDEARKVPAGAKLGTCEEGEQEEASGSAESAAVRPLPDFLEDLAHRSAANLTEAQTEKMRHTLAQYADVFSRGDLDLGCTGLVKHNINTGNSVPTRSPPRRVVPARREELQRAVNELAAQGVMERTDSPWPSAVVLDMKKDGTQRFCEDCRALRDETGEDSHPLPWTDDALTRALEFGALTTISGLAAAAPPCHDLRGRMAKVKMKSASMKASPEGLRGSYGGCGKRGHRCSRCLGERRTRSLDRLSPDALQPRCKDCGQSGHRLSACPRSRDAARAGSADGLEKGVYFQPSPALGPRLE